In Pleuronectes platessa chromosome 5, fPlePla1.1, whole genome shotgun sequence, a single genomic region encodes these proteins:
- the drd2a gene encoding dopamine receptor D2a, producing MDVFTQYAYNDSFYDNGTWSFNETGREHKHPYNYYAMLLTLLIFVIVFGNVLVCIAVSREKALQTTTNYLIVSLAVADLLVATLVMPWVVYLEVVGEWRFSKIHCDIFVTLDVMMCTASILNLCAISIDRYTAVAMPMLYNTRYSSRRRVTVMISVVWVLSFAISCPLLFGLNNTATRDESLCVIANPAFVVYSSIVSFYVPFIITLLVYVQIYVVLRKRRKRVNTKPKQRSCQAVDPDAATSLKDKCTHPEDVRLCTMIVKTNGSCPVNKKKVVHVVNEGEDLELDELNNSGSSSQRPKRQSQCALGDIPATSHQQLMPSRANNSPTSSPPTPPEEAQKAEKNGDPTKEALGDPAPVVAKAFQTQALPNGKTQTSVKTMNMNKRKISQQKEKKATQMLAIVLGVFIICWLPFFITHILNTHCTKCKVPAEMYNAFTWLGYVNSAVNPIIYTTFNVEFRKAFIKILHC from the exons ATGGATGTCTTTACCCAGTATGCCTACAATGACAGTTTCTATGACAATGGAACATGGAGCTTCAACGAAACCGGCCGAGAGCACAAGCACCCGTACAACTACTACGCCATGCTGCTCACGCTGCTCATCTTCGTCATCGTCTTCGGCAACGTGCTGGTGTGCATCGCTGTGTCCAGAGAGAAGGCTCTGCAGACCACCACCAACTACCTGATTGTCAGCCTGGCTGTGGCAGACCTTCTGGTGGCCACGCTGGTCATGCCCTGGGTCGTCTACTTGGAG GTAGTGGGAGAGTGGCGCTTTAGCAAGATCCACTGTGACATCTTTGTCACTCTAGATGTGATGATGTGTACAGCCAGCATCCTCAATCTCTGTGCCATCAGCATTGATCG CTACACGGCGGTCGCAATGCCAATGCTGTACAATACTCGCTACAGTTCCAGGAGACGGGTCACAGTAATGATCTCCGTGGTGTGGGTACTGTCTTTCGCCATATCGTGTCCCCTGTTGTTCGGCCTGAATAACACAG CTACTCGTGATGAGTCCCTCTGTGTGATCGCCAATCCGGCTTTTGTGGTGTACTCCTCCATTGTGTCCTTCTACGTTCCcttcatcatcactctgctggtTTATGTGCAAATTTATGTGGTCCTGAGGAAGCGCAGGAAACGTGTAAACACAAAACCAAAGCAGAGAAGCTGTCAGGCTGTTGACCCTGATGCAGCCACATCGCTGAAG GATAAGTGCACTCATCCAGAGGATGTGAGGTTGTGCACCATGATTGTTAAGACTAATGGGAGTTGTCCTGTCAACAAGAAGAAAGTGGTGC ACGTGGTCAATGAGGGGGAAGATCTGGAATTGGACGAGCTGAAcaacagcggcagcagcagccagaggcCGAAGCGGCAGTCGCAGTGCGCTCTTGGAGACATACCGGCCACGAGCCACCAGCAACTGATGCCCAGCAGGGCCAACAATAGCCCCACGTCCTCACCTCCTACACCCCCCGAGGAGGCCCAGAAAGCAGAGAAGAACGGAGACCCTACCAAGGAGGCTCTGGGGGATCCGGCACCGGTTGTGGCCAAAGCCTTCCAGACCCAGGCCTTACCTAACGGCAAAACTCAGACCTCTGTGAAAACTATGAACATGAACAAGAGAAAGATCTCAcagcagaaggagaagaaggccaCTCAAATGTTAGCCATTGTTCTTG gTGTCTTCATCATATGCTGGCTGCCGttcttcatcacacacatctTGAACACCCACTGCACGAAATGCAAAGTCCCCGCCGAGATGTACAACGCTTTCACTTGGCTGGGCTACGTGAACAGCGCTGTGAACCCCATCATATACACCACCTTCAACGTCGAGTTCAGAAAGGCGTTCATTAAGATCCTGCACTGCTAA